A single region of the Anguilla anguilla isolate fAngAng1 chromosome 17, fAngAng1.pri, whole genome shotgun sequence genome encodes:
- the ap2a1 gene encoding AP-2 complex subunit alpha-2 isoform X2: protein MPAVSKGDGMRGLAVFISDIRNCKSKEAEIKRINKELANIRSKFKGDKALDGYSKKKYVCKLLFIFLLGHDIDFGHMEAVNLLSSNKYTEKQIGYLFISVLVNSNSELIRLINNAIKNDLASRNPTFMCLALHCIANVGSREMAEAFAGEIPRILVAGDTMDSVKQSAALCLLRLYKTSPDLVLMGEWTSRVVHLLNDQHMGVVTAAISLITCLSQKNPDEFKTCVSLAVSRLSRIVSSASTDLQDYTYYFVPAPWLSCKLLRLLQCYPPPEDGAVKGRLVECLETILNKAQEPPKSKKVQHSNAKNAILFEAISLIIHYDSEPNLLVRACNQLGQFLQHRETNLRYLALESMCTLASSEFSHEAVKTHIETVINALKTERDVSVRQRAADLLYAMCDRSNSKQIVAEMLSYLETADYSIREEMVLKVAVLAEKYAVDYSWYVDTILNLIRIAGDYVSEEVWYRVIQIVINRDDVQGYAAKTVFEALQAPACHENMVKVGGYILGEFGNLIAGDPRSSPLVQFNLLHSKFHLCSVPTRALLLSAYIKFINLFPETKPTIQEVLRSDSQIRNSDVELQQRAVEYLKLSSIASTDVLATVLEEMPPFPERESSILAKLKKKKGPGAVSVSELEDGKREGGGAAGELNGGADRVGDASAAAPSNASTPSPSADLLGLRPAAAIGSAAPGAGSLLVDVFSEAGPAAASSGVNDEGFLSSEDSAPPLPESNELLSKFVCKNNGVLFENQLLQIGIKSEYRQNLGRMYLFYGNKTSVQFASFCTVVSCPGELQAQLNMQTKPVEPLVEGGAQVQQVINIECLTDFSEAPLLNIKFRYGGALQNITLKLPVTINKFFQPTEMPSQDFFQRWKQLSLPQQEAQKIFKAVNGMDTELLKAKLLGLGCALLENVDPNPENFVCAGVIQTKAQQVGCLLRLEPNAQAQMFRLTLRSSKDTVSKRLCELLAEQF, encoded by the exons ATGCCGGCTGTGTCGAAAGGAGACGGAATGCGGGGATTAGCGGTGTTCATTTCGGACATACGGAATT gtaaGAGCAAAGAGGCGGAGATCAAACGCATCAATAAGGAGCTGGCCAACATCCGCTCCAAGTTCAAAGGGGACAAGGCGCTGGACGGTTACAGCAAGAAGAAGTATGTCTGCAAGCTGCTCTTCATCTTCCTGCTGGGCCACGACATCGACTTCGGCCACATGGAGGCCGTCAACCTGCTCAGCTCCAACAAGTACACGGAGAAGCAGATC gGATACCTGTTCATCTCTGTGCTAGTCAACAGCAACAGCGAGCTGATCCGCTTGATAAACAACGCCATCAAGAACGACCTGGCCAGCCGGAACCCCACCTTCATGTGCCTGGCACTCCACTGCATCGCCAACGTGGGCAGCAGGGAGATGGCGGAGGCCTTCGCTGGGGAGATCCCCCGCATCCTGGTGGCGGG ggacACGATGGACAGCGTGAAGCAGTCTGCCGCCCTGTGTCTGCTGCGCTTGTACAAGACCTCCCCTGACCTGGTGCTGATGGGCGAGTGGACCTCCAGAGTGGTGCACCTTCTCAATGACCAGCACATG GGGGTGGTTACCGCAGCAATCTCCCTCATCACCTGCCTGAGCCAGAAGAATCCCGACGAGTTCAAGACCTGCGTGTCGCTGGCCGTGTCGCGGCTGAGCAGG ATTGTGTCGTCGGCCTCCACGGACCTCCAGGACTACACCTACTACTTTGTCCCCGCCCCCTGGCTGTCCTGCAAGCTGCTGAGGTTGCTGCAGTGCTACCCCCCGCCAGAAGATGGCGCCGTGAAGGGTAGGCTGGTGGAGTGTCTAGAGACCATCCTCAACAAGGCCCAGGAGCCGCCCAAGTCCAAGAAGGTCCAGCACTCCAACGCCAAGAACGCCATTCTGTTTGAGGCCATCTCTCTCATCATACACTACGACAG tgaacCCAACCTGCTGGTGCGGGCCTGTAACCAGCTGGGCCAGTTCCTGCAGCACCGCGAGACCAACCTGCGCTACCTTGCCCTGGAGAGCATGTGCACGCTGGCCAGCTCCGAGTTCTCCCACGAGGCCGTCAAAACACACATCGAGACCGTCATCAACGCGCTCAAG ACGGAGCGGGACGTGAGCGTGCGCCAGCGCGCGGCCGACCTGCTGTACGCCATGTGCGACCGCAGCAACTCCAAGCAGATCGTGGCCGAGATGCTCAGCTACCTGGAGACGGCCGACTACTCCATCCGGGAGGAGATG GTGCTGAAGGTGGCCGTCCTGGCGGAGAAGTACGCGGTGGACTACTCCTGGTACGTGGACACCATCCTCAACCTGATCCGCATCGCCGGGGACTACGTGAGCGAGGAGGTCTGGTACCGGGTCATCCAGATCGTCATCAACCGGGACGACGTGCAGGGCTACGCCGCCAAGACCGTGTTCGAG gcccTACAGGCCCCGGCCTGCCACGAGAACATGGTCAAAGTGGGCGGGTACATCCTGGGCGAGTTTGGCAACCTCATCGCGGGCGACCCGCGCTCCAG tccccTGGTGCAGTTTAACCTGCTGCACTCCAAGTTCCACCTGTGCTCGGTGCCCACCCGGGCCCTGCTGCTCTCCGCCTACATCAAGTTCATCAACCTGTTCCCCGAGACCAAGCCCACCATCCAGGAGGTGCTGCGCTCGGACAGCCAGATCCGCAACTCGGACgtggagctgcagcagagggcCGTGGAGTACCTCAAGCTGTCCTCCATCGCCAGCACCGACGTCCtg gcCACGGTCCTGGAGGAGATGCCGCCCTTCCCGGAGAGGGAGTCGTCCATCCTGGCcaagctgaagaagaagaagggccCCGGGGCCGTGTCCGTGTCCGAGCTGGAGGacgggaagagggaggggggcggggccgccggCGAGCTCAACGGGGGGGCCGACCGCGTGGGCGacgcctccgccgccgccccgTCCAATGCC TCCACTCCGTCCCCCTCAGCAGACCTGCTGGGCCTGCGTCCCGCCGCTGCCATTGGCTCGGCGGCTCCCGGCGCCGGCAGCCTATTGGTCGATGTGTTTTCAGAGGCGGGACCGGCGGCTGCCTCCTCTGGGGTGAACGACGAAGGCTTCCTCAG cTCTGAAGATTCTGCCCCGCCTCTGCCTGAGTCAAACGAGCTTCTCAGCAA gtTCGTGTGCAAGAACAACGGGGTCCTGTTCGAGAACCAGCTGCTGCAGATCGGGATCAAGTCCGAGTATCGGCAGAACCTGG GGAGGATGTATCTTTTCTACGGCAATAAGACGTCGGTGCAGTTTGCCAGTTTCTGTACGGTGGTCAGCTGCCCGGGGGAGCTGCAGGCTC AGCTCAATATGCAGACCAAGCCAGTGGAGCCCCTAGTGGAGGGAGGAGCGCAGGTGCAGCAGGTCATCAACATCGAGTGTCTGACTGACTTCAGTGAGGCCCCACTGCTCAACATCAAGTTCAG ATACGGCGGAGCGCTGCAGAACATAACACTCAAACTTCCGGTCACCATCAACAAGTTCTTTCAGCCCACTGAGATGCCTTCTCAAGACTTCTTTCAGCGCTGGAAACAACTGAGCCT CCCTCAGCAGGAAGCACAGAAGATCTTCAAGGCTGTCAACGGCATGGACACAGAGCTGCTTAAAGCCAAG TTGCTGGGGTTGGGCTGTGCCCTGCTGGAGAATGTGGACCCAAACCCGGAGAACTTTGTGTGCGCTGGAGTCATTCAGACTAAGGCCCAGCAGGTGGGCTGTCTGCTCCGGCTGGAGCCCAACGCACAGGCCCAG ATGTTCCGGCTGACTCTCCGCAGCAGTAAGGACACCGTCTCCAAGCGACTCTGCGAGCTGCTGGCGGAGCAGTTCTAG
- the prmt1 gene encoding protein arginine N-methyltransferase 1 isoform X2, whose translation MAETTDRMEGESSVKPSAEDMTSKDYYFDSYAHFGIHEEMLKDEVRTLTYRNSMFHNKHLFKDKVVLDVGSGTGILCMFAAKAGAKKVIGIECSSISDYAVKIVKANKLDHIVTIIKGKVEEVELPVESVDIIISEWMGYCLFYESMLNTVIYARDKWLKPDGLIFPDRATLYVTAIEDRQYKDYKIHWWENVYGFDMSCIKEVAIKEPLVDVVDPKQLVSSACLIKEVDIYTVKIEDLSFTSPFCLQVKRNDYIHALVTYFNIEFTRCHKRTGFSTSPESPYTHWKQTVFYLDDYLTVKAGEEIFGTINMKPNVKNNRDLDFTVDIDFKGQLCEVSKTSEYRMR comes from the exons ATGGCGGAGACCACGGACAGAATGGAG GGGGAAAGCTCAGTGAAGCCTTCGGCGGAGGATATGACGTCCAAGGACTATTACTTCGACTCCTATGCCCACTTTGGCATTCACGAG GAGATGCTGAAAGACGAGGTCCGCACGCTCACCTACCGGAACTCCATGTTCCACAACAAGCACCTGTTCAAGGACAAGGTGGTGCTGGACGTGGGCAGCGGGACGGGCATCCTGTGCATGTTCGCGGCGAAGGCGGGTGCCAAGAAGGTCATCGGG ATCGAGTGCAGTAGCATATCTGACTACGCAGTGAAGATCGTCAAGGCCAACAAGCTGGATCACA ttgTGACCATCATCAAAgggaaggtggaggaggtggagctgCCTGTGGAGAGCGTGGACATCATAATCTCCGAGTGGATGGGCTACTGTCTCTTCTACGAGTCCATGCTCAACACCGTCATCTACGCCCGCGACAAGTGGCTG AAACCGGACGGGTTGATATTCCCCGACAGAGCCACGCTGTACGTCACAGCCATAGAGGACCGGCAGTACAAGGACTACAAGATCCACT GGTGGGAGAACGTCTATGGTTTTGACATGTCCTGCATTAAGGAAGTGGCCATCAAGGAGCCGCTGGTGGACGTGGTGGACCCGAAGCAGCTGGTCAGCAGCGCCTGCCTGATCAAG gaagtGGACATCTACACGGTGAAGATCGAGGACCTGTCCTTCACCTCGCCCTTCTGCCTGCAGGTGAAGAGGAACGACTACATCCACGCGCTGGTCACCTACTTCAACATCGAGTTCACCCGCTGCCACAAGCGCACCGGCTTCTCCACCA GCCCGGAGTCTCCGTACACGCATTGGAAGCAGACGGTGTTTTATCTGGACGACTACCTGACGGTCAAAGCAGGAGAGGAGATATTCGGCACCATCAACATGAAGCCTAACGTCAAAAACAAC CGAGATCTGGACTTCACCGTGGACATCGACTTCAAGGGTCAGCTCTGCGAGGTGTCCAAGACCTCCGAGTACCGGATGCGCTGA
- the prmt1 gene encoding protein arginine N-methyltransferase 1 isoform X1 — MAETTDRMEVSQGESSVKPSAEDMTSKDYYFDSYAHFGIHEEMLKDEVRTLTYRNSMFHNKHLFKDKVVLDVGSGTGILCMFAAKAGAKKVIGIECSSISDYAVKIVKANKLDHIVTIIKGKVEEVELPVESVDIIISEWMGYCLFYESMLNTVIYARDKWLKPDGLIFPDRATLYVTAIEDRQYKDYKIHWWENVYGFDMSCIKEVAIKEPLVDVVDPKQLVSSACLIKEVDIYTVKIEDLSFTSPFCLQVKRNDYIHALVTYFNIEFTRCHKRTGFSTSPESPYTHWKQTVFYLDDYLTVKAGEEIFGTINMKPNVKNNRDLDFTVDIDFKGQLCEVSKTSEYRMR; from the exons ATGGCGGAGACCACGGACAGAATGGAG GTTTCTCAGGGGGAAAGCTCAGTGAAGCCTTCGGCGGAGGATATGACGTCCAAGGACTATTACTTCGACTCCTATGCCCACTTTGGCATTCACGAG GAGATGCTGAAAGACGAGGTCCGCACGCTCACCTACCGGAACTCCATGTTCCACAACAAGCACCTGTTCAAGGACAAGGTGGTGCTGGACGTGGGCAGCGGGACGGGCATCCTGTGCATGTTCGCGGCGAAGGCGGGTGCCAAGAAGGTCATCGGG ATCGAGTGCAGTAGCATATCTGACTACGCAGTGAAGATCGTCAAGGCCAACAAGCTGGATCACA ttgTGACCATCATCAAAgggaaggtggaggaggtggagctgCCTGTGGAGAGCGTGGACATCATAATCTCCGAGTGGATGGGCTACTGTCTCTTCTACGAGTCCATGCTCAACACCGTCATCTACGCCCGCGACAAGTGGCTG AAACCGGACGGGTTGATATTCCCCGACAGAGCCACGCTGTACGTCACAGCCATAGAGGACCGGCAGTACAAGGACTACAAGATCCACT GGTGGGAGAACGTCTATGGTTTTGACATGTCCTGCATTAAGGAAGTGGCCATCAAGGAGCCGCTGGTGGACGTGGTGGACCCGAAGCAGCTGGTCAGCAGCGCCTGCCTGATCAAG gaagtGGACATCTACACGGTGAAGATCGAGGACCTGTCCTTCACCTCGCCCTTCTGCCTGCAGGTGAAGAGGAACGACTACATCCACGCGCTGGTCACCTACTTCAACATCGAGTTCACCCGCTGCCACAAGCGCACCGGCTTCTCCACCA GCCCGGAGTCTCCGTACACGCATTGGAAGCAGACGGTGTTTTATCTGGACGACTACCTGACGGTCAAAGCAGGAGAGGAGATATTCGGCACCATCAACATGAAGCCTAACGTCAAAAACAAC CGAGATCTGGACTTCACCGTGGACATCGACTTCAAGGGTCAGCTCTGCGAGGTGTCCAAGACCTCCGAGTACCGGATGCGCTGA
- the ap2a1 gene encoding AP-2 complex subunit alpha-2 isoform X1, with the protein MPAVSKGDGMRGLAVFISDIRNCKSKEAEIKRINKELANIRSKFKGDKALDGYSKKKYVCKLLFIFLLGHDIDFGHMEAVNLLSSNKYTEKQIGYLFISVLVNSNSELIRLINNAIKNDLASRNPTFMCLALHCIANVGSREMAEAFAGEIPRILVAGDTMDSVKQSAALCLLRLYKTSPDLVLMGEWTSRVVHLLNDQHMGVVTAAISLITCLSQKNPDEFKTCVSLAVSRLSRIVSSASTDLQDYTYYFVPAPWLSCKLLRLLQCYPPPEDGAVKGRLVECLETILNKAQEPPKSKKVQHSNAKNAILFEAISLIIHYDSEPNLLVRACNQLGQFLQHRETNLRYLALESMCTLASSEFSHEAVKTHIETVINALKTERDVSVRQRAADLLYAMCDRSNSKQIVAEMLSYLETADYSIREEMVLKVAVLAEKYAVDYSWYVDTILNLIRIAGDYVSEEVWYRVIQIVINRDDVQGYAAKTVFEALQAPACHENMVKVGGYILGEFGNLIAGDPRSSPLVQFNLLHSKFHLCSVPTRALLLSAYIKFINLFPETKPTIQEVLRSDSQIRNSDVELQQRAVEYLKLSSIASTDVLATVLEEMPPFPERESSILAKLKKKKGPGAVSVSELEDGKREGGGAAGELNGGADRVGDASAAAPSNASTPSPSADLLGLRPAAAIGSAAPGAGSLLVDVFSEAGPAAASSGVNDEGFLRDLEPPTESPDSLLVEAPGESDSEDSAPPLPESNELLSKFVCKNNGVLFENQLLQIGIKSEYRQNLGRMYLFYGNKTSVQFASFCTVVSCPGELQAQLNMQTKPVEPLVEGGAQVQQVINIECLTDFSEAPLLNIKFRYGGALQNITLKLPVTINKFFQPTEMPSQDFFQRWKQLSLPQQEAQKIFKAVNGMDTELLKAKLLGLGCALLENVDPNPENFVCAGVIQTKAQQVGCLLRLEPNAQAQMFRLTLRSSKDTVSKRLCELLAEQF; encoded by the exons ATGCCGGCTGTGTCGAAAGGAGACGGAATGCGGGGATTAGCGGTGTTCATTTCGGACATACGGAATT gtaaGAGCAAAGAGGCGGAGATCAAACGCATCAATAAGGAGCTGGCCAACATCCGCTCCAAGTTCAAAGGGGACAAGGCGCTGGACGGTTACAGCAAGAAGAAGTATGTCTGCAAGCTGCTCTTCATCTTCCTGCTGGGCCACGACATCGACTTCGGCCACATGGAGGCCGTCAACCTGCTCAGCTCCAACAAGTACACGGAGAAGCAGATC gGATACCTGTTCATCTCTGTGCTAGTCAACAGCAACAGCGAGCTGATCCGCTTGATAAACAACGCCATCAAGAACGACCTGGCCAGCCGGAACCCCACCTTCATGTGCCTGGCACTCCACTGCATCGCCAACGTGGGCAGCAGGGAGATGGCGGAGGCCTTCGCTGGGGAGATCCCCCGCATCCTGGTGGCGGG ggacACGATGGACAGCGTGAAGCAGTCTGCCGCCCTGTGTCTGCTGCGCTTGTACAAGACCTCCCCTGACCTGGTGCTGATGGGCGAGTGGACCTCCAGAGTGGTGCACCTTCTCAATGACCAGCACATG GGGGTGGTTACCGCAGCAATCTCCCTCATCACCTGCCTGAGCCAGAAGAATCCCGACGAGTTCAAGACCTGCGTGTCGCTGGCCGTGTCGCGGCTGAGCAGG ATTGTGTCGTCGGCCTCCACGGACCTCCAGGACTACACCTACTACTTTGTCCCCGCCCCCTGGCTGTCCTGCAAGCTGCTGAGGTTGCTGCAGTGCTACCCCCCGCCAGAAGATGGCGCCGTGAAGGGTAGGCTGGTGGAGTGTCTAGAGACCATCCTCAACAAGGCCCAGGAGCCGCCCAAGTCCAAGAAGGTCCAGCACTCCAACGCCAAGAACGCCATTCTGTTTGAGGCCATCTCTCTCATCATACACTACGACAG tgaacCCAACCTGCTGGTGCGGGCCTGTAACCAGCTGGGCCAGTTCCTGCAGCACCGCGAGACCAACCTGCGCTACCTTGCCCTGGAGAGCATGTGCACGCTGGCCAGCTCCGAGTTCTCCCACGAGGCCGTCAAAACACACATCGAGACCGTCATCAACGCGCTCAAG ACGGAGCGGGACGTGAGCGTGCGCCAGCGCGCGGCCGACCTGCTGTACGCCATGTGCGACCGCAGCAACTCCAAGCAGATCGTGGCCGAGATGCTCAGCTACCTGGAGACGGCCGACTACTCCATCCGGGAGGAGATG GTGCTGAAGGTGGCCGTCCTGGCGGAGAAGTACGCGGTGGACTACTCCTGGTACGTGGACACCATCCTCAACCTGATCCGCATCGCCGGGGACTACGTGAGCGAGGAGGTCTGGTACCGGGTCATCCAGATCGTCATCAACCGGGACGACGTGCAGGGCTACGCCGCCAAGACCGTGTTCGAG gcccTACAGGCCCCGGCCTGCCACGAGAACATGGTCAAAGTGGGCGGGTACATCCTGGGCGAGTTTGGCAACCTCATCGCGGGCGACCCGCGCTCCAG tccccTGGTGCAGTTTAACCTGCTGCACTCCAAGTTCCACCTGTGCTCGGTGCCCACCCGGGCCCTGCTGCTCTCCGCCTACATCAAGTTCATCAACCTGTTCCCCGAGACCAAGCCCACCATCCAGGAGGTGCTGCGCTCGGACAGCCAGATCCGCAACTCGGACgtggagctgcagcagagggcCGTGGAGTACCTCAAGCTGTCCTCCATCGCCAGCACCGACGTCCtg gcCACGGTCCTGGAGGAGATGCCGCCCTTCCCGGAGAGGGAGTCGTCCATCCTGGCcaagctgaagaagaagaagggccCCGGGGCCGTGTCCGTGTCCGAGCTGGAGGacgggaagagggaggggggcggggccgccggCGAGCTCAACGGGGGGGCCGACCGCGTGGGCGacgcctccgccgccgccccgTCCAATGCC TCCACTCCGTCCCCCTCAGCAGACCTGCTGGGCCTGCGTCCCGCCGCTGCCATTGGCTCGGCGGCTCCCGGCGCCGGCAGCCTATTGGTCGATGTGTTTTCAGAGGCGGGACCGGCGGCTGCCTCCTCTGGGGTGAACGACGAAGGCTTCCTCAG AGATCTGGAACCTCCCACTGAGAGCCCTGACTCCCTATTGGTCGAGGCTCCCGGTGAATCGGA cTCTGAAGATTCTGCCCCGCCTCTGCCTGAGTCAAACGAGCTTCTCAGCAA gtTCGTGTGCAAGAACAACGGGGTCCTGTTCGAGAACCAGCTGCTGCAGATCGGGATCAAGTCCGAGTATCGGCAGAACCTGG GGAGGATGTATCTTTTCTACGGCAATAAGACGTCGGTGCAGTTTGCCAGTTTCTGTACGGTGGTCAGCTGCCCGGGGGAGCTGCAGGCTC AGCTCAATATGCAGACCAAGCCAGTGGAGCCCCTAGTGGAGGGAGGAGCGCAGGTGCAGCAGGTCATCAACATCGAGTGTCTGACTGACTTCAGTGAGGCCCCACTGCTCAACATCAAGTTCAG ATACGGCGGAGCGCTGCAGAACATAACACTCAAACTTCCGGTCACCATCAACAAGTTCTTTCAGCCCACTGAGATGCCTTCTCAAGACTTCTTTCAGCGCTGGAAACAACTGAGCCT CCCTCAGCAGGAAGCACAGAAGATCTTCAAGGCTGTCAACGGCATGGACACAGAGCTGCTTAAAGCCAAG TTGCTGGGGTTGGGCTGTGCCCTGCTGGAGAATGTGGACCCAAACCCGGAGAACTTTGTGTGCGCTGGAGTCATTCAGACTAAGGCCCAGCAGGTGGGCTGTCTGCTCCGGCTGGAGCCCAACGCACAGGCCCAG ATGTTCCGGCTGACTCTCCGCAGCAGTAAGGACACCGTCTCCAAGCGACTCTGCGAGCTGCTGGCGGAGCAGTTCTAG
- the ap2a1 gene encoding AP-2 complex subunit alpha-2 isoform X3, translating to MPAVSKGDGMRGLAVFISDIRNCKSKEAEIKRINKELANIRSKFKGDKALDGYSKKKYVCKLLFIFLLGHDIDFGHMEAVNLLSSNKYTEKQIGYLFISVLVNSNSELIRLINNAIKNDLASRNPTFMCLALHCIANVGSREMAEAFAGEIPRILVAGDTMDSVKQSAALCLLRLYKTSPDLVLMGEWTSRVVHLLNDQHMGVVTAAISLITCLSQKNPDEFKTCVSLAVSRLSRIVSSASTDLQDYTYYFVPAPWLSCKLLRLLQCYPPPEDGAVKGRLVECLETILNKAQEPPKSKKVQHSNAKNAILFEAISLIIHYDSEPNLLVRACNQLGQFLQHRETNLRYLALESMCTLASSEFSHEAVKTHIETVINALKTERDVSVRQRAADLLYAMCDRSNSKQIVAEMLSYLETADYSIREEMVLKVAVLAEKYAVDYSWYVDTILNLIRIAGDYVSEEVWYRVIQIVINRDDVQGYAAKTVFEALQAPACHENMVKVGGYILGEFGNLIAGDPRSSPLVQFNLLHSKFHLCSVPTRALLLSAYIKFINLFPETKPTIQEVLRSDSQIRNSDVELQQRAVEYLKLSSIASTDVLATVLEEMPPFPERESSILAKLKKKKGPGAVSVSELEDGKREGGGAAGELNGGADRVGDASAAAPSNASTPSPSADLLGLRPAAAIGSAAPGAGSLLVDVFSEAGPAAASSGVNDEGFLRFVCKNNGVLFENQLLQIGIKSEYRQNLGRMYLFYGNKTSVQFASFCTVVSCPGELQAQLNMQTKPVEPLVEGGAQVQQVINIECLTDFSEAPLLNIKFRYGGALQNITLKLPVTINKFFQPTEMPSQDFFQRWKQLSLPQQEAQKIFKAVNGMDTELLKAKLLGLGCALLENVDPNPENFVCAGVIQTKAQQVGCLLRLEPNAQAQMFRLTLRSSKDTVSKRLCELLAEQF from the exons ATGCCGGCTGTGTCGAAAGGAGACGGAATGCGGGGATTAGCGGTGTTCATTTCGGACATACGGAATT gtaaGAGCAAAGAGGCGGAGATCAAACGCATCAATAAGGAGCTGGCCAACATCCGCTCCAAGTTCAAAGGGGACAAGGCGCTGGACGGTTACAGCAAGAAGAAGTATGTCTGCAAGCTGCTCTTCATCTTCCTGCTGGGCCACGACATCGACTTCGGCCACATGGAGGCCGTCAACCTGCTCAGCTCCAACAAGTACACGGAGAAGCAGATC gGATACCTGTTCATCTCTGTGCTAGTCAACAGCAACAGCGAGCTGATCCGCTTGATAAACAACGCCATCAAGAACGACCTGGCCAGCCGGAACCCCACCTTCATGTGCCTGGCACTCCACTGCATCGCCAACGTGGGCAGCAGGGAGATGGCGGAGGCCTTCGCTGGGGAGATCCCCCGCATCCTGGTGGCGGG ggacACGATGGACAGCGTGAAGCAGTCTGCCGCCCTGTGTCTGCTGCGCTTGTACAAGACCTCCCCTGACCTGGTGCTGATGGGCGAGTGGACCTCCAGAGTGGTGCACCTTCTCAATGACCAGCACATG GGGGTGGTTACCGCAGCAATCTCCCTCATCACCTGCCTGAGCCAGAAGAATCCCGACGAGTTCAAGACCTGCGTGTCGCTGGCCGTGTCGCGGCTGAGCAGG ATTGTGTCGTCGGCCTCCACGGACCTCCAGGACTACACCTACTACTTTGTCCCCGCCCCCTGGCTGTCCTGCAAGCTGCTGAGGTTGCTGCAGTGCTACCCCCCGCCAGAAGATGGCGCCGTGAAGGGTAGGCTGGTGGAGTGTCTAGAGACCATCCTCAACAAGGCCCAGGAGCCGCCCAAGTCCAAGAAGGTCCAGCACTCCAACGCCAAGAACGCCATTCTGTTTGAGGCCATCTCTCTCATCATACACTACGACAG tgaacCCAACCTGCTGGTGCGGGCCTGTAACCAGCTGGGCCAGTTCCTGCAGCACCGCGAGACCAACCTGCGCTACCTTGCCCTGGAGAGCATGTGCACGCTGGCCAGCTCCGAGTTCTCCCACGAGGCCGTCAAAACACACATCGAGACCGTCATCAACGCGCTCAAG ACGGAGCGGGACGTGAGCGTGCGCCAGCGCGCGGCCGACCTGCTGTACGCCATGTGCGACCGCAGCAACTCCAAGCAGATCGTGGCCGAGATGCTCAGCTACCTGGAGACGGCCGACTACTCCATCCGGGAGGAGATG GTGCTGAAGGTGGCCGTCCTGGCGGAGAAGTACGCGGTGGACTACTCCTGGTACGTGGACACCATCCTCAACCTGATCCGCATCGCCGGGGACTACGTGAGCGAGGAGGTCTGGTACCGGGTCATCCAGATCGTCATCAACCGGGACGACGTGCAGGGCTACGCCGCCAAGACCGTGTTCGAG gcccTACAGGCCCCGGCCTGCCACGAGAACATGGTCAAAGTGGGCGGGTACATCCTGGGCGAGTTTGGCAACCTCATCGCGGGCGACCCGCGCTCCAG tccccTGGTGCAGTTTAACCTGCTGCACTCCAAGTTCCACCTGTGCTCGGTGCCCACCCGGGCCCTGCTGCTCTCCGCCTACATCAAGTTCATCAACCTGTTCCCCGAGACCAAGCCCACCATCCAGGAGGTGCTGCGCTCGGACAGCCAGATCCGCAACTCGGACgtggagctgcagcagagggcCGTGGAGTACCTCAAGCTGTCCTCCATCGCCAGCACCGACGTCCtg gcCACGGTCCTGGAGGAGATGCCGCCCTTCCCGGAGAGGGAGTCGTCCATCCTGGCcaagctgaagaagaagaagggccCCGGGGCCGTGTCCGTGTCCGAGCTGGAGGacgggaagagggaggggggcggggccgccggCGAGCTCAACGGGGGGGCCGACCGCGTGGGCGacgcctccgccgccgccccgTCCAATGCC TCCACTCCGTCCCCCTCAGCAGACCTGCTGGGCCTGCGTCCCGCCGCTGCCATTGGCTCGGCGGCTCCCGGCGCCGGCAGCCTATTGGTCGATGTGTTTTCAGAGGCGGGACCGGCGGCTGCCTCCTCTGGGGTGAACGACGAAGGCTTCCTCAG gtTCGTGTGCAAGAACAACGGGGTCCTGTTCGAGAACCAGCTGCTGCAGATCGGGATCAAGTCCGAGTATCGGCAGAACCTGG GGAGGATGTATCTTTTCTACGGCAATAAGACGTCGGTGCAGTTTGCCAGTTTCTGTACGGTGGTCAGCTGCCCGGGGGAGCTGCAGGCTC AGCTCAATATGCAGACCAAGCCAGTGGAGCCCCTAGTGGAGGGAGGAGCGCAGGTGCAGCAGGTCATCAACATCGAGTGTCTGACTGACTTCAGTGAGGCCCCACTGCTCAACATCAAGTTCAG ATACGGCGGAGCGCTGCAGAACATAACACTCAAACTTCCGGTCACCATCAACAAGTTCTTTCAGCCCACTGAGATGCCTTCTCAAGACTTCTTTCAGCGCTGGAAACAACTGAGCCT CCCTCAGCAGGAAGCACAGAAGATCTTCAAGGCTGTCAACGGCATGGACACAGAGCTGCTTAAAGCCAAG TTGCTGGGGTTGGGCTGTGCCCTGCTGGAGAATGTGGACCCAAACCCGGAGAACTTTGTGTGCGCTGGAGTCATTCAGACTAAGGCCCAGCAGGTGGGCTGTCTGCTCCGGCTGGAGCCCAACGCACAGGCCCAG ATGTTCCGGCTGACTCTCCGCAGCAGTAAGGACACCGTCTCCAAGCGACTCTGCGAGCTGCTGGCGGAGCAGTTCTAG